Proteins from a genomic interval of Acetobacterium woodii DSM 1030:
- the rsmA gene encoding 16S rRNA (adenine(1518)-N(6)/adenine(1519)-N(6))-dimethyltransferase RsmA, whose product MNKLTSPRVIETLLKKYDLHFNKRFGQNFLTDENIVQKIVRAADIGEADLVLEIGPGIGTMTQALSESAGKIVTVEIDKKLIPVLHETLNDCDNVTIVQGDILKTNVKEILGEDLLTMPLKIVANLPYYITTPIIMGFLESDLPIESMTFLIQKEVGERLCGVPSTKSYGSLSIVAQFYADISIDFEVPAHVFMPKPKVDSIVVTLKKLTKPKIVLENKDLFLAVVKASFLNRRKTLINGLTMNTPFDKEVLLEVLEACEISPGIRGEALTGADFGRIANALSQRVDQSVRSTDNY is encoded by the coding sequence ATGAATAAACTAACATCACCTCGAGTCATTGAAACACTATTAAAGAAATATGATCTTCATTTCAATAAACGATTTGGTCAAAATTTCCTCACTGATGAGAATATTGTCCAAAAAATAGTCAGAGCTGCGGATATTGGCGAAGCAGATCTGGTATTGGAAATCGGTCCTGGGATCGGGACTATGACCCAAGCGCTCAGCGAATCTGCCGGTAAAATAGTCACGGTCGAAATTGATAAAAAATTGATACCGGTTCTTCACGAGACCCTAAATGATTGTGATAACGTTACAATTGTTCAAGGCGATATTCTGAAAACAAATGTCAAAGAAATATTGGGGGAAGACTTGTTAACCATGCCCCTTAAAATTGTGGCAAATTTACCTTATTACATTACCACGCCGATTATTATGGGGTTTTTGGAATCAGATTTGCCAATTGAAAGCATGACTTTTTTAATCCAAAAAGAGGTTGGGGAGCGTTTATGCGGAGTTCCAAGTACGAAGTCATATGGTTCACTGAGTATTGTCGCTCAATTTTATGCAGATATTTCCATTGATTTCGAGGTCCCGGCCCATGTATTTATGCCTAAACCCAAGGTTGATTCAATCGTTGTCACGTTAAAAAAATTGACAAAACCTAAAATCGTACTGGAAAATAAAGATTTGTTTTTAGCAGTTGTCAAAGCCAGTTTTTTGAATCGAAGAAAAACGTTGATTAATGGTCTGACAATGAATACCCCGTTTGATAAGGAAGTGTTATTAGAAGTTCTGGAGGCCTGCGAAATATCACCTGGGATACGCGGTGAAGCCTTAACGGGAGCGGATTTTGGCAGAATCGCTAATGCGTTGAGTCAACGAGTCGATCAGAGCGTGAGATCGACCGATAATTATTAA
- a CDS encoding ATP-binding cassette domain-containing protein, which yields MIEINDVTFKYSNTKGIFNLNLKIEKGEVFGYVGPNESGKTTTIRMLMGFIRAGKGSAKIDGLNCFFKAAAIQRYLGYVPEDITLFENMRVKEYLNFVNQMRGSYSSQETRLRDELIERFEVETRGKIESLSTGMKKRLAIVAALMHDPQTLVLDEPTSGLDPLMQSRLLDLIVEEKRRGKTVLLSTHRFEEVERTCDRVGVLKEGHLVEDLDIVSLRAEETKAYLVKFAAPPNLEQIKKYGFEYQQFSQSDFEIFSSGDRIDVLMKVLSHEKVLVFNSKNQSLEEIFQKHYRKEINHIPTKKEAMSNFLNGRKKKTDKEIKKI from the coding sequence ATGATTGAGATCAATGATGTTACTTTTAAATACTCAAATACCAAAGGGATTTTCAATTTGAATTTAAAAATTGAAAAAGGAGAGGTATTTGGTTATGTAGGCCCAAATGAGTCAGGAAAAACGACCACCATTCGAATGCTCATGGGATTTATCCGAGCTGGCAAAGGAAGTGCAAAAATTGACGGATTAAACTGTTTTTTTAAAGCGGCGGCAATCCAGCGATATCTGGGTTATGTGCCGGAAGATATCACTCTTTTTGAAAATATGCGGGTAAAAGAATACCTCAATTTTGTTAATCAAATGCGCGGGTCTTATAGTAGCCAGGAGACGCGACTGCGAGATGAATTAATTGAACGATTTGAAGTTGAAACGCGAGGGAAAATTGAATCACTGTCAACCGGGATGAAAAAAAGACTGGCGATTGTAGCGGCGTTAATGCATGATCCGCAAACATTGGTATTAGATGAACCGACCAGTGGTTTAGACCCGCTGATGCAGTCTCGATTGTTAGATCTTATTGTTGAAGAAAAACGTCGCGGAAAAACGGTTTTACTTTCAACGCATCGGTTTGAAGAAGTCGAACGAACTTGCGATCGGGTAGGGGTATTGAAAGAAGGACACCTCGTCGAAGATTTGGATATAGTTAGTCTTCGCGCCGAAGAAACGAAAGCATATTTGGTTAAATTTGCAGCGCCTCCCAATTTGGAACAAATAAAAAAATATGGTTTTGAATATCAACAGTTTTCACAGAGTGATTTTGAAATCTTTTCTTCCGGTGATCGGATTGATGTATTAATGAAAGTGTTGTCGCATGAAAAAGTACTGGTATTCAATTCTAAAAATCAATCGCTCGAAGAAATCTTTCAAAAGCATTATCGGAAAGAAATAAATCATATCCCAACCAAAAAAGAAGCAATGAGTAATTTTTTAAACGGCAGAAAGAAAAAAACAGATAAGGAGATAAAAAAAATATGA
- a CDS encoding ABC transporter permease, with protein sequence MSIPLFLKNIKNNTLLLLVFMGLMSIYLAVIIYMYNPNGIGAFVDMLSILPVTLVNAMGFATIDSGLTGFVASMFYGFLIYLFPMVYCIILANRLVAKMVYEGTMINILGTPNSRVKIIITQGVYLLSSIAVLFAVLFLVGYGMSEQFFPGLLDVKIFMKLNLGACLMTMTIGMFCFFFSCLFNSTKPSLFFGAMIPIIFFIFNTLSKLSEKTVFLGKFSLYNVFDGLAIVNGESSIMLVSGGFIFFILFLFLVSVGVFSLKRLPA encoded by the coding sequence ATGAGTATTCCATTATTTTTGAAGAATATTAAAAATAATACCCTATTGTTGCTTGTTTTTATGGGATTGATGTCAATTTATCTTGCTGTTATAATTTATATGTACAACCCTAATGGGATTGGCGCATTCGTCGATATGTTATCCATTTTACCAGTTACTTTGGTAAACGCAATGGGCTTTGCGACAATCGACAGTGGTCTGACAGGATTTGTTGCGAGTATGTTTTATGGTTTTCTGATTTATCTTTTTCCGATGGTTTATTGCATTATTTTGGCCAATCGGCTGGTTGCGAAAATGGTGTATGAAGGAACGATGATCAATATATTAGGGACACCAAACAGTCGGGTTAAAATTATCATTACTCAAGGGGTCTATTTGCTGAGCTCCATCGCGGTTTTATTTGCAGTATTGTTTCTGGTGGGATATGGAATGAGCGAGCAATTTTTTCCGGGGTTGCTTGATGTGAAAATATTTATGAAACTGAATCTTGGAGCTTGTTTGATGACGATGACCATTGGTATGTTTTGTTTTTTCTTTTCCTGTTTATTTAATAGTACTAAACCATCACTTTTTTTTGGCGCAATGATTCCGATTATTTTCTTTATTTTTAATACTTTAAGCAAATTATCGGAAAAGACTGTTTTTTTAGGCAAATTCTCGCTTTACAATGTTTTTGACGGGCTTGCCATTGTTAATGGGGAAAGCAGTATCATGTTAGTGAGTGGCGGATTTATTTTTTTCATTTTATTTTTATTTTTAGTATCGGTTGGCGTGTTTAGTTTGAAACGTTTGCCGGCATAA
- a CDS encoding fumarylacetoacetate hydrolase family protein encodes MYFVTYQYNAFSEGGILTADENKVLPITTIGKLMGLKFPERLIDFIPMATDDLLLAIKKVMTEHSNLGIHLNLVKLLAPIPKPPRNVFCLGKNYADHAQEIKNIPSMGNIPENPIYFSKLPTSITGPDTVILSHAKATKQIDYEAELAIIIGKEGTDIAKENAEDYIFGYTIANDITARDLQKKHSQWYKGKSLDTFCPLGPRILHKNDLRLPFDLAITCRVNGEERQHSHTSRMIFDIPAIIADLSQGMTLLPGDIILTGTPAGVGFALDPPQFLKHGDVIEAEIEKIGILRNTIE; translated from the coding sequence ATGTATTTTGTAACCTATCAATATAACGCCTTTAGTGAAGGTGGCATTCTGACCGCCGATGAAAATAAAGTTTTACCGATCACTACGATTGGAAAACTGATGGGTCTAAAATTTCCCGAACGTCTGATCGACTTTATCCCCATGGCCACTGATGATCTTTTATTAGCGATCAAAAAAGTCATGACCGAACATTCAAATTTAGGCATTCATTTAAATTTAGTTAAACTGTTGGCGCCAATTCCCAAGCCACCAAGAAATGTTTTCTGTCTGGGAAAAAACTATGCTGATCATGCCCAAGAAATAAAAAATATTCCGTCAATGGGTAATATTCCCGAAAACCCGATTTATTTCTCCAAACTGCCAACTTCGATTACCGGCCCCGATACGGTTATTTTATCTCATGCCAAAGCGACGAAACAAATTGACTATGAAGCTGAACTGGCTATTATAATCGGAAAAGAGGGCACTGATATTGCTAAAGAAAATGCTGAAGATTATATTTTCGGCTATACAATCGCCAATGATATCACGGCTAGAGATCTGCAAAAAAAGCATTCACAATGGTATAAAGGTAAAAGTCTTGATACTTTTTGTCCGCTTGGACCCCGAATCCTCCATAAAAATGATTTAAGGCTTCCCTTTGACCTTGCAATTACCTGCCGGGTTAACGGCGAGGAACGGCAACATTCCCATACTAGCCGGATGATTTTTGACATTCCTGCCATTATCGCCGACTTATCTCAGGGCATGACCCTTCTACCGGGCGACATTATTTTGACTGGAACGCCCGCCGGAGTTGGATTTGCGCTAGATCCACCCCAATTTTTAAAACATGGTGATGTGATCGAAGCTGAAATTGAAAAAATTGGAATCCTAAGAAATACGATCGAATAA
- the pyrB gene encoding aspartate carbamoyltransferase, giving the protein MLKGRHLIEPGDFELDEIESIMQLADNIIADPEGYSLVCKGKLLASLFYEPSTRTRFSFEAAMLRLGGEIIGFDDPNNSSVSKGESLGDTIRTIECYSDIAVIRHPREGTARLVSKFANEMPIINAGDGGHEHPTQTLTDLLTIRKYKGSCDNHVVGVCGDLLFGRTIHSLVKTLNRYQGVKFVFISPQELKMPAHILHQLDSQNYQETTSLDEVIGDLDILYMSRVQRERFVSEEEYLRLKNYYILDRKKMKGAKEDMIVMHPLPRVNEIATEVDEDPRAVYFNQAKYGMYVRMALIAKLLGVEDKK; this is encoded by the coding sequence ATGTTAAAAGGAAGACATTTAATCGAGCCTGGAGACTTTGAATTGGATGAAATTGAATCGATTATGCAGCTGGCTGATAATATTATTGCAGACCCGGAGGGTTATTCTTTGGTTTGTAAGGGAAAATTATTGGCCAGCCTTTTTTATGAGCCCTCCACCCGGACTCGATTCAGTTTTGAAGCGGCGATGCTTCGTTTAGGCGGCGAAATCATTGGATTTGACGATCCTAATAATTCATCAGTTTCAAAAGGCGAAAGTTTAGGCGATACCATCCGCACCATTGAATGTTATTCAGATATTGCAGTGATCAGACATCCGCGCGAAGGAACCGCCCGGCTGGTTTCTAAATTTGCTAACGAAATGCCGATTATTAATGCCGGAGACGGCGGACACGAACATCCAACTCAAACGTTAACTGATTTGTTGACAATTAGAAAATATAAAGGGAGTTGTGACAATCATGTGGTTGGCGTTTGCGGCGATTTACTTTTCGGCCGAACGATTCATTCGTTAGTCAAAACGCTGAATCGCTACCAAGGGGTAAAATTTGTGTTTATCTCACCTCAGGAACTTAAAATGCCGGCACATATTTTGCATCAACTGGATTCCCAAAATTATCAGGAAACAACCAGCTTGGACGAGGTCATTGGTGATTTGGATATCCTTTATATGTCTCGGGTTCAACGAGAACGGTTTGTGAGTGAAGAAGAGTACTTACGACTGAAAAATTATTATATACTTGATCGAAAAAAGATGAAGGGTGCCAAAGAAGACATGATTGTAATGCATCCCCTCCCGCGCGTGAATGAAATCGCCACTGAAGTGGATGAAGACCCAAGAGCCGTTTACTTTAATCAGGCAAAATATGGAATGTATGTCAGAATGGCACTGATTGCCAAACTTTTGGGAGTGGAGGATAAAAAATGA
- a CDS encoding aspartate carbamoyltransferase regulatory subunit, with protein MINVSKLKKGIIIDHIEAGHGFEIYKELHLNDIDDVVVLLKNIPSKKMKQKDLIKIETDMQIDMTVLGLIDPNVTINFVKNGELCKKISLTLPTVVNGIMTCKNPRCITQYEDVKEIKFYLVNEEKKQYRCEYCDAYTTFIEET; from the coding sequence ATGATTAATGTATCAAAACTGAAAAAAGGGATTATCATCGATCATATTGAAGCTGGTCACGGTTTTGAAATTTATAAAGAACTGCATCTCAATGACATTGATGATGTGGTGGTGTTGCTAAAAAACATTCCCAGTAAAAAAATGAAGCAAAAAGATTTAATTAAAATTGAAACAGACATGCAGATTGATATGACCGTATTGGGTCTGATCGATCCCAACGTCACCATTAACTTTGTCAAAAATGGCGAATTATGTAAAAAAATAAGTTTAACTTTGCCGACAGTTGTGAACGGGATTATGACATGCAAAAATCCTCGTTGTATTACCCAATATGAAGATGTCAAAGAGATAAAATTTTATCTGGTAAATGAAGAAAAAAAGCAATATCGATGTGAATATTGTGATGCTTATACAACCTTTATTGAAGAAACGTAA
- a CDS encoding dihydroorotase: MRTLIRNVEIVDATGSRFGKVLIENGKIKKVYKEKGNVKSAYDQEIDGQGFVLMPGFIDMHCHLRDPGYEYKETMETGMAAALKGGYTTLVAMANTNPVIDNAVVLKANLDKAEALDQCTLIQVSAVTKDFGDSELVEFETVRPLTRVFSNDGVSILNPEIMIQGLKASTKLDFLLLTHCQPETALVQRDIALLEENGGHLHVCHISKKDTLDLIREAKKKDLDISCEVTPHHIFASAMDYKVNPPFRTYPDRRALIDGIKDGVIDICGTDHAPHSEEDKLKGAPGINNFEMAFAMYHTVFEQNGIELEKLSEMMSDAPAKRLGLKAGLIKERYPADLVLVDLKWEGKINPKDFISKSKNNPFGGETLKGKVLMTMVKGEVKYDVNGPAL, translated from the coding sequence ATGAGAACCTTAATTAGAAATGTTGAAATAGTTGATGCCACGGGGAGTCGATTTGGGAAAGTATTAATTGAAAACGGTAAAATTAAAAAAGTATATAAAGAAAAAGGAAATGTTAAATCGGCTTATGATCAGGAAATTGATGGCCAGGGTTTTGTGCTGATGCCTGGTTTTATCGATATGCACTGTCATTTGCGAGATCCCGGTTATGAATATAAAGAAACGATGGAAACCGGAATGGCAGCGGCTTTAAAAGGAGGTTATACAACGCTGGTAGCAATGGCGAACACCAATCCGGTTATCGATAATGCGGTTGTTCTGAAAGCGAATTTGGATAAAGCCGAAGCTTTGGATCAATGTACTTTGATTCAGGTCTCAGCCGTAACCAAAGACTTTGGCGACTCGGAATTGGTTGAGTTTGAAACGGTACGACCATTAACCAGGGTCTTTTCCAATGATGGTGTTTCAATCTTAAACCCGGAGATTATGATCCAAGGCCTAAAAGCATCAACAAAGCTGGACTTTTTACTGTTGACTCATTGTCAGCCGGAAACTGCACTGGTGCAGCGGGACATAGCCTTATTGGAAGAAAATGGCGGACATCTTCATGTCTGTCACATCAGTAAAAAAGACACCCTGGATTTGATTCGCGAAGCTAAGAAAAAAGATCTGGACATTAGCTGTGAGGTTACTCCGCATCATATTTTTGCCTCAGCGATGGATTATAAGGTTAATCCGCCGTTTCGTACCTATCCGGATCGACGAGCATTGATCGATGGTATTAAAGATGGTGTGATTGATATCTGTGGGACTGATCATGCGCCCCATTCGGAGGAAGACAAATTAAAAGGGGCTCCGGGAATCAATAATTTTGAAATGGCCTTTGCGATGTATCACACGGTTTTTGAACAAAACGGGATTGAGCTGGAAAAACTCAGTGAGATGATGAGTGATGCTCCAGCCAAACGGTTGGGCCTTAAGGCCGGCCTGATCAAGGAACGGTACCCGGCGGATCTGGTTCTTGTTGATCTGAAATGGGAAGGTAAAATCAATCCTAAAGATTTTATTTCAAAAAGTAAAAATAATCCCTTTGGTGGTGAGACCTTAAAAGGTAAAGTTTTAATGACGATGGTGAAGGGAGAAGTTAAATATGATGTTAATGGACCGGCTCTATAA
- the pyrF gene encoding orotidine-5'-phosphate decarboxylase, which produces MMLMDRLYNEAVKKGPICVGLDTTMKFLPKYLLDKDWSDGEKITEFNKKIIDVTADLAAAYKVQIACYESLGLDGLKAYRDTVKYARSKNIVVIGDVKRGDIASTGDQYAKGHFTGDFEVDIMTVNAYMGEDAVSPYYKYIKENDKGIFILQRTSNPSAVDLQNLIVGDETVYEVMGDKIKKWGSAFIGENGFSAIGSVVGLTRPDEFEAIRERCPQTFFLVPGYGAQGGTGEDIAKILKKSRCAIVNSSRGLITGHQKAGCEDEGFANYVRKATLAMQEDILKWL; this is translated from the coding sequence ATGATGTTAATGGACCGGCTCTATAATGAGGCTGTAAAAAAAGGACCAATTTGTGTGGGGTTAGATACAACGATGAAGTTTTTACCGAAGTATCTCTTGGATAAGGACTGGTCGGATGGTGAAAAAATAACCGAATTTAATAAAAAAATCATAGATGTCACCGCAGATCTGGCGGCGGCTTATAAGGTGCAAATTGCCTGTTACGAATCGCTGGGGCTGGATGGACTAAAAGCGTATCGCGATACGGTAAAATATGCCCGCAGTAAAAATATTGTCGTAATTGGCGATGTCAAACGTGGCGATATTGCCTCAACTGGAGATCAATATGCCAAAGGTCACTTTACTGGCGACTTTGAGGTCGATATCATGACCGTTAACGCTTATATGGGTGAAGATGCCGTATCACCTTATTACAAATATATTAAGGAAAATGATAAAGGAATTTTTATTCTCCAGCGGACTTCCAATCCATCGGCTGTTGATCTTCAAAATCTGATCGTCGGAGATGAAACGGTTTATGAAGTGATGGGGGATAAAATTAAAAAATGGGGGAGCGCTTTTATTGGAGAAAATGGTTTTTCAGCGATTGGTTCAGTGGTTGGTTTGACGCGCCCGGACGAATTTGAAGCCATTCGCGAACGCTGTCCGCAGACGTTTTTTTTAGTGCCGGGTTACGGGGCACAAGGCGGAACGGGTGAAGATATTGCCAAGATTCTTAAAAAATCCCGCTGTGCCATTGTCAATTCATCACGAGGGTTGATTACTGGTCATCAAAAAGCTGGCTGTGAAGACGAAGGTTTTGCCAATTACGTCAGAAAAGCAACTCTGGCAATGCAGGAGGACATTCTTAAATGGCTGTAA
- a CDS encoding dihydroorotate dehydrogenase electron transfer subunit codes for MAVIQSNTAVIPGIYKMCVDFSGEVKPGQFFMLRAWDKDPLLSRPISVHDYQSGQLTFLYQVVGKGTEILATLLPGNEVTIQGPYGNGFPQVNTDLCVVGGGIGTAPLYYLIRKFKAENPNKKCRIYLGFRDYPYGVDEFAAVADEVILDVGGIITDKLSVLPEETVITCGPEIMMTAVAKVVPPENTVYVSLEAHMACGIGACLGCTCETKAGNKKVCKDGPVFERGVVFNV; via the coding sequence ATGGCTGTAATTCAAAGTAATACGGCTGTCATTCCGGGAATTTATAAAATGTGTGTGGACTTTTCCGGGGAGGTCAAACCAGGACAGTTTTTTATGTTACGAGCCTGGGATAAAGATCCGTTATTATCCCGTCCCATTAGTGTTCATGACTATCAGTCCGGGCAACTCACTTTTTTATATCAGGTAGTAGGTAAAGGAACAGAAATTTTAGCGACTTTGTTACCGGGAAATGAGGTCACAATCCAAGGCCCATATGGTAACGGGTTTCCGCAAGTTAACACCGATTTGTGTGTCGTTGGTGGGGGGATTGGGACCGCTCCGTTATATTATTTGATCCGAAAATTCAAGGCCGAGAACCCTAATAAAAAGTGTCGTATTTATCTCGGTTTTCGCGATTATCCTTATGGCGTAGATGAATTTGCGGCGGTGGCAGATGAAGTTATTTTAGATGTTGGCGGCATCATCACTGACAAGCTTTCGGTTTTGCCGGAAGAAACGGTAATTACCTGTGGTCCTGAAATTATGATGACGGCGGTTGCTAAAGTGGTGCCACCGGAAAATACTGTTTATGTATCGTTGGAAGCACATATGGCTTGTGGGATCGGCGCCTGTCTTGGTTGCACCTGCGAAACAAAAGCGGGGAATAAGAAAGTCTGTAAGGATGGTCCGGTGTTTGAGAGAGGGGTGGTTTTTAATGTCTGA